The DNA region CCGGCCGTCCAGGTGCAGGTACAGCGTGGGGTCACGCGGGAGGCGGCCGGCGCGAATGTCGGCCCACTCGCGGGCGTAGTCGGCCGGCCAGAACAGGTGGTGGGCGGGCGCGTGCGTGTCCTCCAGCCGGAGTTGCAGCGCGAACCCGCTGACCCCCAGGCGCGGCGCCGTGACGGGCCGGCCCAGCCACGCGCGGGTGAGGTGGTGGTCCACGGCGCTCACCCAGGCATCCGCCCGGAGGGAGCCGGTCCCGGTGTGCGCGGCCGTGATCCGGCCGCCCTGCGTCTCCAGCCGCTCCACGCGGGTGTTCCAGCGGAACTCCACGCCGCGCCGCTCGGCTTCCGCGTGCAGCTGCCCGGCCAGCGCGCGCAGGCCCCCGCGCAGGTGCCACACGCCCTCGCCCAGTTCCACCCAGGCGATGTTGTGCAGCACCGCCGGCGCGCGGTACGGATCGGCGCCCAGGTACGTGGCGAACCGCAGCCAGAACGGCGTGAGAAAGGGACCGTTGTGCACCAGCTGCGCGAGGGACAGCCCCGGTTTCGCCGCCAGTCCGTGCCGGAGGCCGTACCGCGCGAGGGCCGGCAGGCCGGGAGGCGGCGCGAACAGGAACGTCCCGGCTGCGCCCTCGTAGATCTCGCGGGCGGTGTTCAGCAGTGCCAGGAAGCGCGGGCGTTCGGCAGGCGTGAGCTGCGCCAGGGTGGCGGCCAGCCCGCCATGCAGCGCCGCTTGCGGCGCAAAGGTCCGGCCGCTGAGGGCATGGTACGTGGTGAGCGGGGAGGCCAGCGTCAGGTCCGGGGCTGGCCAGTCCAGCCGGTCGGCCAGCGCGCGGAACAGGCCGGGCATGGTGACCACCGTGGGCCCGCTGGGCACGTCCGCCCAGCCCAGCGCCGCCTTGCCGCCCGGGCCGGGCAGGACGTCCACGACCGTCACGTCCGCGCCCGCCTGCCGCAGCCGCAGCGCCGCGGCCAGCCCGGCGAACCCCGCCCCGATCACGACCACCCTCACGGTGCCCCCTGCGCGTACCGGCGGCCCTTCCAGGCCACCGTGCGCCGCCACGCCCGCACGAACACCGGCAGGGACAGCAGCGGCACGGCCGGCAGCAGCGCCACCTCCGCCAGGTCGGCCGGGCGGGTGCGGCCCGTGATGCGGCGCACCAGCAGGCCCCCCAGCAAGCCCAGCGCGATCAGGGGCCGGTCGCGGCGCAGCAGCGGCAGGGTGTACGCGGCCAGGTTCAGCGCCCACGAACCCAGCAGGGCGGCGCGGGACCCACCGTGCATGGGCAGGGCGTTCTTCCCGAACCCCCGCACGGACTCCGGGAAGGAGCGGTACATCCGCACGCTGATGAGGTCCCGGCCGAGCGCCAGCATGGCCCCCTGACCGCTGGCCTTCACGGCGCGGGCCAGGGCCACGTCCTCCAGCAGCAGGGCCCGCACGCCCGCGTGCCCGCCGGACGCCGCGTACGCCTCCCGGCGGAACAGCATTACCTGCCCGTTCGCGGCGCTGGCGGTGCGGTGCGGGATCCGCAGGACCGGCGCGGGCAGGAAGGACAGCAGCACGTCGTCCACCAGCGGCGTGAGCAGCCGCTCACCGACCCCCACGTTCGCCTGCCGCGGAAACACGCTCAGCAGGCCCGGGCGGTCCCGGTCCCAGGCGTGCAGCAGGGCGTCCAGCGCCCCCGGGTGCCAGCTGACGTCCGCGTCGGTGAACAGCAGCCACTCACCGCTCGCCGCTCCGGCCAGCTGCCAGCACGCCCAGGCCTTCCCGGTCCAGCCGGCCGGGAGGGGCGCCCCGGGCAGCACGCGCGCGCCCAGCGTCCGGGCCACGTCGGCGGTGCCGTCGCGGCTGCCGTCGTCCAGGACGATCACCTCGCCCGCGCCCTGGGCCAGCAGGCCCGGCAGGCTGTCCCGCAGGTTGTGCGCCTCGTCCCGCGCGGGCACCAGCACTGACACCCGCGCCCGCGCCGGGTGCGGCCCCGGCGGGCGGGTCAGGCGCGGGAAGGTCCACAGGTTCACGGCCAGCGTGACCAGTTTCACGCCCAGGAACGCGGCCGGAATCAGGCGCAGCAGGTCGCGCGTCATTCCACGCCCCGGGTCAGGCGGGCCAGCAGGCGCGAGGCGAGCGGCACGTCCGGCGGCTCGCGGCGCCCGGCCGTGATCGGCGTGTACCCGGGCAGGGGCCGCTCCGGGTCCGCGGCGTGCAGCGCGGCGTCCAGCTCACCGAGCACGGCTCCCAGCGCCCCTTCCAGTCCGTCCGGTTCACAAGGGGCTCCGGCGCGCAGGTACGCTTCCGGCCAGCGCGCGCCGCGCACCACCACCCGCACCGCGACCGGCACCAGCGGCACCCCGGCCGTCCGCGCCACCCACGCCGCGCCCGGGTGCAGGGGCTGCAGCGGCCCCGGCCCGATCCGGCCCTCCGGGAACACCACCACCCACGCGCCCGCCCGCGCCGCGCCCACCAGGGTCCGCAGGCCGCTG from Deinococcus ficus includes:
- a CDS encoding phytoene desaturase family protein, producing MRVVVIGAGFAGLAAALRLRQAGADVTVVDVLPGPGGKAALGWADVPSGPTVVTMPGLFRALADRLDWPAPDLTLASPLTTYHALSGRTFAPQAALHGGLAATLAQLTPAERPRFLALLNTAREIYEGAAGTFLFAPPPGLPALARYGLRHGLAAKPGLSLAQLVHNGPFLTPFWLRFATYLGADPYRAPAVLHNIAWVELGEGVWHLRGGLRALAGQLHAEAERRGVEFRWNTRVERLETQGGRITAAHTGTGSLRADAWVSAVDHHLTRAWLGRPVTAPRLGVSGFALQLRLEDTHAPAHHLFWPADYAREWADIRAGRLPRDPTLYLHLDGRAGFLLVNAPPREVLGGDREAYAAFLRRTLHARFPLAVTEARALTPAEYARTSLHGALYGRAPHGLTGSLRPGWTIQGVRNLAQVGGTVHPGGGVPLSVLSGWNGAGTLLGLPYDPLQPPTSG
- a CDS encoding glycosyltransferase encodes the protein MTRDLLRLIPAAFLGVKLVTLAVNLWTFPRLTRPPGPHPARARVSVLVPARDEAHNLRDSLPGLLAQGAGEVIVLDDGSRDGTADVARTLGARVLPGAPLPAGWTGKAWACWQLAGAASGEWLLFTDADVSWHPGALDALLHAWDRDRPGLLSVFPRQANVGVGERLLTPLVDDVLLSFLPAPVLRIPHRTASAANGQVMLFRREAYAASGGHAGVRALLLEDVALARAVKASGQGAMLALGRDLISVRMYRSFPESVRGFGKNALPMHGGSRAALLGSWALNLAAYTLPLLRRDRPLIALGLLGGLLVRRITGRTRPADLAEVALLPAVPLLSLPVFVRAWRRTVAWKGRRYAQGAP
- a CDS encoding lysophospholipid acyltransferase family protein; its protein translation is MSAAPATARAARAMLNASIRRSVRRDLGGVWAAGPLPAGGAVLAPNHASWWDGYLLRELAAHAGRPVQVLMDAGQYARFPFLRLVGAVPPSGLRTLVGAARAGAWVVVFPEGRIGPGPLQPLHPGAAWVARTAGVPLVPVAVRVVVRGARWPEAYLRAGAPCEPDGLEGALGAVLGELDAALHAADPERPLPGYTPITAGRREPPDVPLASRLLARLTRGVE